Sequence from the Pontibacter pudoricolor genome:
TGTTGCATAAACTTCATAGCCTGTTTAAAATCCTTGAAGGTAAGGCTGCGGTGTAGTTTGTTGTCTGTCTCTTTCCACATAGTTTATCGTGTTATAGTTGCTTATACTTTATAAAGCGGATTAATGATGGGTTGGCAACGCGTTAAAAATTGCCGGCGTATAGCTTAAAACTGAATTGATTGCAGCTACAAACCTAAAGCTACCAAAACTATGGAAAACAAACCGAAGAAATTACCGGCCCAGGAGCAGAAAACCCAGCCTGGCAAAGAACATAAAATGACTCCTCAACCCGAATTTATCCGGGACAACTATAAAGGCAGCGACAAATTAAAAGACAAAGTAGCCCTGATAACCGGTGGAGACAGTGGAATAGGCAGAGCTGTGGCCGTACACTTCGCCCGCGAAGGAGCCGACGTAGCTATAGTTTACCTGAACGAAGACCAGGATGCTATTGATACCAAAGAGCTTGTTGAACAGGAAGGTAGAAAGTGCCTGTTGCTTTCCGGGGATATTGGAAATGAAAAGTTTTGCCAGAAAGCAGTGGAACAAACTATAAAAAAGCTTGGCAAACTGGACATACTGGTCAACAATGCCGCCGAGCAACACGAGCAGCAAGAGCTACAGGATATTACCAAAGCGCAGTTGGAGAAGACATTCCAGACCAATATCTTCTCCATGTTCTACATCACGAAAGCCGCCCTGGAGCATATGAAAGCAGGCAGTGCTATAGTTAATTCCACTTCGGTTACATCTTACCGGGGCAGCGATCATCTCATGGATTATGCATCGACCAAAGGGGCTATTACGGCCTTTACCAGATCGTTGTCTGCAAACTTAGCTGAGAAAAAAATACGTGTAAATGCCGTTGCTCCCGGCCCTATCTGGACACCGCTTATCCCTGCTTCATTCGACGCAAAAAAAGTGAAAGAGTTCGGACAGAATGTGCCGCTCAAGCGCCCCGGACAGCCATCTGAAGTCGCGCCGGCCTATGTTTTTTTAGCTTCAGAAGATGGCTCTTACATAACAGGCCAGGTGATACATGTTAATGGCGGCGAACAGGTAGGATCGTAGCAATTACTCAACCATAACTATAGAAATGGAGTAAAACAGGTTACACTACCCTGATTACAGACTTAATAAAACCAACAACTATGGCTGATAATAAAGAGAACAACGCCAATAAAGATCCGCATAAAGAAGATATCGGGCATAGCCGTCCGGTGCGGGTTATAGAAGATGATACAAGTGAACTGGAGATGCGCGCAGGGCATATTATACCAGGTGCAGATCCACCGAAGAACGAGCATCAGCGTGGTGGTTTCGGTAACCGCGATGGCAAGGAAG
This genomic interval carries:
- a CDS encoding SDR family oxidoreductase, with product MENKPKKLPAQEQKTQPGKEHKMTPQPEFIRDNYKGSDKLKDKVALITGGDSGIGRAVAVHFAREGADVAIVYLNEDQDAIDTKELVEQEGRKCLLLSGDIGNEKFCQKAVEQTIKKLGKLDILVNNAAEQHEQQELQDITKAQLEKTFQTNIFSMFYITKAALEHMKAGSAIVNSTSVTSYRGSDHLMDYASTKGAITAFTRSLSANLAEKKIRVNAVAPGPIWTPLIPASFDAKKVKEFGQNVPLKRPGQPSEVAPAYVFLASEDGSYITGQVIHVNGGEQVGS